TAATTTTTCTGTCGCATCTAGTTGCGTCATTATTGAAGTTTCACAGGATTACTTAAAATAGCATTAACCCTGTATTGTCTGGTTTGAGCATTTCCATTATTATTTTCTCTAAAGTCTATAAACAAATGCAAAAAGAGCCGTGACAAAAAGCAGCACAAACGTGATGATTTTTGCTACGGCTCTAATTCTCTCGCCATATATTAAGTTCACTATTATTATATACACAATTTTAAAATGTGTCAACCCATATTCGCAAATTCCAGTATTAACAATTCATCCCACTAAATTATTTATCGGCAAGCGACAGACAATACATGCCGATATCATAAGAAAACTTAGCGGCTTCATCCTTCAATACGTCAGGCATCCTGTCGTTAAGCCCGTGGATCTCATATGTAAAGTCTCCCTCATAACCAATCTGTTTTAAAACCGGCATGATCTTTTCCCAGTTTACTGTTCCGAAAAAGGGCGGCAAGTGAGCGTCGTGATTTGCCCTGTTGTCATCAACATGTGTAGCTTTCAGGCGTTTTCCTATACTCAGCAGTGAAGCGCACTGGTCGTTATACATAAGGTTGCCGTGACCGAAATCCCAGCATATCTGAACGTCTTTATCGTTAAACGAATCCACAAGATCTATCAGTTCTTCCGTTGTCGCGGTATATCTGCGCTTCATTTTTTGAGGTGAAAATTCAGCCATGTTCTCTATGGCAATGCCCACATTATGCTTCTTTGCAAATTCAATAACAGATGAATAAAATTCATGATTCGTCTTTTTGCTCTGTGCATTATCGTGCTGATTATTGACTACATCGGTAATAGCATGCAAGATCGCCCATTTTACACCCAGTATACTGCTTGCAATTATCGAACGCTCTGTCAGCGTCATAAACTGCTCCATTGTAACTATTTCTCTTCCGTTAGGATAAAAGCAATAGATGGGCAGGTGCGATTGGGTAAACTCCATTCCAAGGCTGTCGCTCTCCTCACGCAGGCGCAGGATATAATCTTTCCAGTTTTCCTCATTCAAAACATTATAGATTTCGAGAACCGGGCAGAAATTAGCGTCCATGACTCTGAAACCGGCTTTGTGGCAGCGGTGCAAGCATTCGATATACGGTGTATATTCTTCGCTAAATCTTTTCATTCCGAAAAGATTGGTTGATGTTGATAAACGCATTTTTTATGACCCTCTCACTCAAAAATTTTCAAAAGCAGAGCCGGACAGAAAGATTCCATCCGGCTCTAATCTGATTATTTCTCAGGATTTGATTTTGCGTAATCCGAAAGTAAGGTATTGCACTTTTCGGTTATATTTTTAATTGTTGTGTCTATATCCTGTTTGCCCTCAGAAAGGCTTACGATATTATCTATTTCAGCTGCTTTAAAATCATCATAGGACGGAACCCAAGGCTCCTGCATATATTCATAGCCCTTAGAATCACTCAAAATATTCAGAGGAATCTGTGATTTAGGATCAGAAGAAAGGAAATCTTTAAGTGCCTGATTATTATAAGCATCATTGTTAAGGGGATAATATCCCGTCTTAATGAACCAGTTAGCGCAAACATCAGGAGTGGTCAGGTATTTTTCGAACTCCCAAGCGGCATCAAGAGTCTTTTCGTTTCCGCGGTTAAGAAGGAATATTGCAGAGCCGCCGATAGCTGTTCCGGGGTTGCTCTCTGCATTTACGCGTGGAAATTTCGCGATACCTATGTCGATCTTCTTTGAAGGATCAGATGCGTTAGTGACCTGATTCTTCTCAAGAGTTCTAAGCTGAACCATAGATTCTGTATACATTGCAGTGCCCTTTGCCTCAAAGCTTGTGCGTGGGCTTGTATCCATACAGTCAAGGGCACCGGTGTCGATGACCTTTTTCCATTCTGTCAAGAAGGTCTTCATTGTCCCTTCAGTGTCAAATATGACTTTTGTAGGAAGTCCGGCACGGCCGTCTTCTTTTTCAGTCTGGAAAGTCTTTGTCTTCTGCATAGGTATCCAAGAGGATAACTGATAGATGCCCGGCTGTGTGGAAATACCATAGCGTGTGATCTTCGCTCCGTCTTTTTTCATAAGCTTTTTTGCATAATCAGCCAAATCCGCTATAGTAACAGGTGGTTTTTCTGGATCAAGTCCTGCCTCTTTGAACATATCCTTGTTATAGTATAGAACGATAGATGAGTTTGAAAGCGGAAGACCAAGCAGTTTGCCCTTGTAAGTAACTGCCTGAAGAGCATTTTTATTGAGTTTGCTCATATCGATGCTCTTATCTTTTGCTATCATGTCATCAGCCCATACAACGTCTGGCGATTGCTTAATATCAAACGCACCGTTTGAATTCAAATGGATGATATCAGGATAGTCGCTTTTAATTCCAGCCTGAAGCGCAGCCTTCATTTTTGTTGAAGTGTCTGTATAGCTGCCCTGAGCTATAACCTGAACATTGATGTTCTTCTCTTTTCCGACAGTATTGTTGAAATCTGCGGCAATGCTGTTTAAAACATCAAGTGTTGCTCCGGACAAAGCTGTCCACATAGTAACTGTGGTAACCCCGCCGGTTGTAGTGGTCGCGCCTTCATCCTTGCTTCCGCATGCGGTAAACAGTGTTACTATCAGCGCGGTTGCAAGAACAAGTGAAATGATTTTTTTCATAACCAACAGCCTCCATTCAAAGATTTAATTTTTATTATGCTCATTATTGTTAACATAATCAGCCTGTAACAGATCCCGCCGTGATACCGCGAACAAGATTCCTCTGGAAGAACAGGAATATGAATATTGACGGTATTAGAATTATAGCAATACCCGCGAAAACAGGCGCCTTGCTCGGATTTTCAGGGAATGACAGCATAGTTATTCCGACCTGAACCGTTCTCATCATCGGCTTATCTGTGACAAGCAGAGGCCATAGATAAGCGTTCCATAAACCAACAAATGAAGAAATACCGAGTGAGGTGATAACCGGTTTGGATACTGGAACGCATATCTGCGTGTAAAACCTGAAGCTTCCGCACCCGTCGATCATTGAAGCTTCACGCAGCGAACCGCTGATCGTCATGAAGTTTTGGCGGAACATGAAAATATGTGTCGCGGAAACAAAATATACGATCATTATTCCCATATAGGTATTACGCAGATGCATATGTGTAACAGTAAGATAATTTGAAATAAGAAGCGCATCACCAGGTATCATCATAGTTCCAAGCACTGCAAAAAATAAAAATTTCTTGCCTGCATAATCAAAAAACGAGAATGAAAACGCGGCCATCGTTCCGATTATCAGACGTATGAGTGTTCCAATGCCGGCAATGATAAGTGAGTTGAGCATAAAACGCGGAATGTATGAATGGAACAAAACTGTATTGAAGTTTTCAAGGTAGGCGAATGACTGTGGAAGTATGGTCGGCGGATACTGGTCAAAGACAGCGTCGTTTTTAAAGCCGCCCATAAATGCATAAAAAATTGGGAATACGATTATGCATCCGATTGCGAGATTGATTAAAGAAGAGATGTACGAACGAAAACCCTTTTGCTTTGCTTCGGCATAGTAATTTGCTTTTTTCCTAAGTTTTTCAGAACTCATCCGTAAAACACCCCTTTCTTTTCATATGCGAAGTTGAAGAAAACGAAAATAAAGGTGAGTAAGAACGCAAGTATGCTCACCGTTGCGCCGAGAGCATAGTTTGAGCTCTGGAAACCTGAAGAATAGATATAATAAATAAGCGAAGTTGTGGTCTTGTTAGGTCCGCCGCTTGTAAGAATAAGCATCGGAGACGAAACCATAAGTGAACCGATAGTGCAGGTGCAGAATACAAAGAACAGCGTTGGAGATATTATAGGAAGCGTCACATGCCAGACCTTCTGAAAAGCGTTTGCACCTGCAAGATCAGCATTTTCGAGAAGATCATTCGGAACGCCCCTTACGGCAGCAAGCAGCAGCATATAATGGAAACCGACCCCCGCCCATACGGCAAGGAATACAAGAGAAGGCAATGCATATGTCTTGTTTGCAAGCCAGTTGATATCTGTTTTATTTGACATAATACCAAGCATGTTCAGCCAGTAATTCACAAGACCTACTTTCGGATTATACAGCTGTTTAAATATCAGCGCAGCGGCAGACATTGACACAGCCATAGGCATTGCATACATAGTCTCATAAACGCTGGAAAAAAGCCTCTTTCTGTTTGCAAGCAAAGCAAGACAAAGCGGAACAACCACCGCAAATGGCAGCTCCATTGCCGCATACTTCAATGTAACGATTAAAGCGTTTATGAAGTCCTTACTTTTAAAGACATTTAAATAGTTTTCAAAACCGATAAATTCTCTGATGTTTCCCCTGACGTCAACTCGGCTTAACGAATACGCAATTGTTTTTACAAACGGGTAGTATGAAAACATGATTATAAAAACAAATACAGGCAAAAGGAAAAGATACGGCTCGAGAACTTTGTGAAGCGGCTTCGGTTTTTTGCGAGGAATCGGCTTTCCGCTCGGACCGATTATCATTTTCCCACGCCCGCGTACTGCTGTTGTCATTAAAAACCCTCCTTACCTCAAAATATTTATAAAATTATTCTCTCACTCTAAATACTTACAGGATAGGCACCATATCCCCTACCCCGCCGAATACAAAGCTGGCTTTAAACTTGTTCTGCTCATTGTATTCTTTTTCTGAAGTTTCTCCGGATAAAACAAGAATCGAAGAAATCCCGGCATTGGCCCCGATTGCAATATCGGTGTATAATCTGTCTCCTACCATTGCGATCTCTTCTCTTTTTACTCCGTACTTGTCAATAACACTGTCGACCATCCCCTTTGTCGGCTTTCCTATCACAAGCGGAGCAACACCTGTTGCGGCTTTGAACATTTCTATCATTGCGCCGGTGTCCGGCATGAATTTATCACCGGGCAGCGGACAGTTGAAATCCGGATGAGTTGCAACGAAGGGAACCCCTTCCCTTAAATAATCACAGGCAACCCAAATCTTTTCATAAGTGAGTGTCTGGTCAAAACCAAGAACTACGAAATCCGGCTTGCCGCCTCTGCCTTTAACAAGTTTAATACCCTCTTTTTCAAATGACTCTTCAAGGTCAGGCGTTCCAAGCAGATAAACAGAGGGATTTTTCTTTTGCCTTTTTAAATAAATAATAGTTGCATCGCCTGAAGTGAAAACATCCTCCGTTGTAGCCTTTATCCCAAGACGGTTAAGTTTTTCAACATAAGTTTTCTTGTTTCTCGATGAGTTATTTGTCAAAAATATGTATTTTTTCCCTTGCTTTTTAACCTGATTTAAAAACTCCATTGCTCCGGGAAGCAACTCGTCTCCGAGATAGATGGTTCCATCCATATCAAGCATAAAAAATCTAAGAGTTGAAAATTTATTTAAATCGTTTGTCATGGTTAACTTCCTTATCCGTTATATTTATATGAAAAATTAGCAATAAGATCAGACATACGCAGCACCGTAAGCCTGCGTCTTACATATCTGCCGTAAACTATACCTTTCTCAACAAGATCGTCTTCGACATGGGCCTCAAATGGCTCTGTCGCCGCATGAGCTGACTTAAGAATAGCCTTGATTTCATTCGATGACGGCAGATCGAGAAGTATCTTTCTCACTTCAGGCCACACTGCTTTTAGTCTCTCAGTGTCGACCTCATCAAGCGGATCAGGGGTGTTTTCATGTATAATACCAGCTGCAAGCGCGTCACCGAAAGCTTTTTTTATATCAGCGACCTGAAACGGCTTTGATGCTGTAACGATCGTTTCAAGCTGCGCGATCCTGTGGTAGTAGTCGGCAACGATTCCTTCGGCTATTCCGACCTTTTTGCCGTGAAGCTCCTCTTTGATTCCGTCACGTAAGAACATCATCTCCCAGAAATGAGAGATATGGTGTTCCGCGGCAGATGCGGGTCTGGAATTTCCGGCAAGCTGCATAGCAACTCCTGAAATAACCAGTGCTTCCATCAGTGATCCCGCCGCCTCAGGCTCATTTGTTGAAACCTTGTCGGCGAGATCTTTGCATTTATTTACGGCTTTGACAGTAAGATCAGCAATTGCATTACAGTAATATTCGCCTGTTACTAGGTTTGCGATCTTCCAGTCTGCAAGAGAGGTATATTTCCCCATAATATCGGCAAAACCGGCAGCCTTAAGTCTGATAGGCGATCTTCCCAAAATATCACAGTCTGCAAATATGCCTACTGGCGATTTGCCCGGATGCGTGTTTTTAAATCCGTTTTCAGTGATTGCTGAAACAGTTGATGCAAACCCATCCATTGATGGAGCGGTAGCGAATATGGCATAATCAATGCCCTTCTTGAACGCGGTCAGACGGCTCATGTCATTGATCGATCCTGTTCCTACCGCAAGGATAGCCCCGGCGTCAGCAGATTCTACCATAATCTGCTCCTGCGCTTCACTCGTAGCATTATGCATATCATCATAAAGCGTCATAGAGATTTTGAATCCGGCTTTTTCAAGTGAAGGGATCAGCCCGTTAGATGCGGAGAGAGTATTCTCATCAGCCACAACGTGAAGTCTGTCAGGAAAACCGAGTTCTCTTAGCATATTGCCCATGTTATGTACAGCTCCGCTGTAGATCTCCACTTTCTTTAGCGATACGGTGTGTTCCCTTCCACAGGGACATCCCTTTAAATCGGTTAATAGTGCTTGCAGATCCATTTGATTCTTCCTTCCATTTGCATAAAAAATGCGTATTACGCCAAAAAAGAGATTCCCTAATAGACGTCATAGATGGCGAACTACTCACAAAACTCAGAAATCTCTTTGCGGTTAAATTCAATTATATATTCATATGTCAAATAAGGTCAACAAATTGTTATAACTATGTAAAATGAAAATTTACCATAAAACTTGTACAAAAGTTTTTGTATCGATTTGTCATAATGATAATATAAATTCGCACTAAAATCAAGAGTTTATTAATATTTTTTTAATTATATTGTGCACTATGCCCAATTAATCTATTTATATCGCTAATTATATGCCAAATTATTGTGTAAAAATGGCAAGTAACGTTTTATGCAATATTAATAAACGTATTAAAAAATTGTCCAGAATCATCCCAATATGGAAAAAAAATAAGGGACATTATATTGTCCCTTATTCTTTGTGTTTAGCTATGTTACTATGTTCTATTGTGCTTTCGTCGGCTTAGCTTCGCTTAACAAAATATCAACGTTATAGCTTTTTCCTGCTCTATATACTTTAAGCGTAACCTTATCGCCAGCTTTTAATTTATCCTTTTCGGTATTGAGTTCTTCAATAGATTTAATCTCTTTTCCGTTTATAGCGGTAATAATATCACCGTTTCTGATACCTTTTGTATATGCATCAGATGTCGGATCAACCTGCATTACGTAGACTCCGAGAGGCATGTTGAAGTATTGCATCGACTCATCAACGGTCTGACCGCTGATGCCAATAAGAGGTCTGCCTGTAATATAACCGTTTTTGATAAGTTCATCAACTACCGGTTTTGCAAAATTAATCGGGATTGCGAATCCAAGGCCCTCATAAGACGACTGTGTTATTTTAACGGTGTTTATTCCTATAACCTGACCTGCCGGATTAACCAGAGGTCCGCCGCTGTTTCCAGGATTGATAGATGCATCTGTCTGAATAAGTTCAACCACTCGCCCATTTAAAGAAATTTCTCTTTTATCACCGGAAATAACGCCCTCAGTCACAGAGCTGAATAGTTCCATTCCCATAGGATTACCGATTGCCATTGCTGCCTGTCCTACTTCTATCTTATCAGAATCTCCAAATTCAGCTGGCTTTAGGTCTTTCGCGTCGACTTTGATAACCGCAAGGTCTGTCTGAGTATCCTGTCCGATAATTTGAGCTGGATATTCCTTTTTGTTAAAATCAACTACTTTTATATTCTGTGCATTTTCAATAACATGCGCGTTAGTTATTATATATCCTTCTGCAGTCATAACGATGCCTGAACCTGAGCTTTGTGTTCCCACTCCCTGGTCAGTGCTGGTGCAAAGAACTCCAACAACCGATGGACGAACTTTTTTAGCAATGTCAACGCTGTTCAAACTGCTTCCGCTTGAGGAGGTACCTGTCGGAGCATTCTCGTTGATACTAAGCGAAGGACCGTTTGAATTTTTTGCATTCTTGTTTGAATCGCTTGCAGCCGTCCCCGGTGTCTTAGCTGTTGGCAGTTTGTTGCCTCTTACCGAAGCAATTATTGCTGTAACGCTGACAGCAAGCAGGCATAATGCGATAAATATACCTATTGCAATAGAAAATATTGCAAGACCGCTTTTCTTCTTTTTAGGTGGAATATTTGCCTGGTTATATGAATTTGCGGGATTATATGAATAGGTATATCTTGGCATACCCTGAAAGTCGTTCGGCGTTTCCCCGTTCCCGCCGGTTTGAGCATTATTAGTGCCGCCATTTACTGAACTATAATTGTAATTGCTGTTCTGATTTACTCCGTTTACGTTTTCATTATTCTGTTTTTCACCTTCCACCGCATTGTCAGCTGCGTTAAATGGTGCCCCACCGTAGTTCAGGCTGTTGCTTACGGGGGTATTGTAATTCATGTTGATGCCGTTTATCGGTTCGCCATTGTTAGTCACTCTGCTCGCATTGTCGACGTTAGCATCAACATTCTGAGCAGGACTCTCAACCGATTCAGGCGTTTTGGCGCCACCTGTTTTTTCCTCTGAAGGATTATTGCCTGTGCCGTCCGTAACTGTGTAGTCCCCCGTGTCCATCACTTTGTTTTCGTCGGGACGGTCAGCTTCGTTTTCTTTTTCGTTATTATCAAACTCGTTATACATATTAATTTCCTCCTTTTTCATTTTGAGCAGAAAGCGGAAGTGTAAAAACAAATTCGCAGTATTCATTCTCAGTTGAATTGACCGTAATTGTTCCTCCCTGCTTTTCTATTATCGTCTTTGTAATGTAAAGTCCAAGTCCGATACCCTTTGAATCCAGCCCACGCGATTTATCTGATTTGAAAAATCGGTCAAACACAAACGGCAGATCCGCCGCACTTATGCCAATCCCTGTATTGCGTACGGAAATGCGCGCAAGTTTATCGGTTTTATCAATCGAAATGGTAAGCATACCGCTCTGGTATGAAAATTTCACAGCATTATCAATTAGATTATATATTACCCTGTGAGTGGCATCTATATCCGCGTAAACCCGCACTTCTTCTTCAGGCATATTGATTTTAAGCTTCATATCCTTAGAAACGACGCGGTTTTCAAAGTTAATAAGAACCCGTCTTATACTTTCACATATATCGTAATCTTCCAAGTTGAACTTTTCGTTGTCCGATTCAAGTTCTGAGACATCAAGCAAAGTTCTGGTAAGCCGGGCTAGTCGTTTTGTTTCATCCGAAACGATAGTGAGGTAATAGCCATACTGTTCCTGCGGTATCGTTCCGTCAATCATCCCATCGATAAATCCAGAAATACTTGTCATAGGCGTTCTTAAATCATGAGAAACATTTTGCAGGAAGCTTTTGCGCATACCCTCCAGATGGGCAAGCGAGTCTGCCATATGGTTGAACGCGCCGGCAAGCTCTGATATTTCATCGTTACCGGTCACGGAAATTCGAGTGTCAAAGTTTCCTTTTGCATAGCTTTTTGCAGCTCTGCTCATCTCGTTAAGGGGCTTCACAAGCTGTCTTGTAAGCATAAACATGAGTAAAAATGTAAGCATCAGTGCTACAAGCGACGCCACGAAAAAGATTTTCATAAGCGCTGTAATAAGTTCCGAATATCCGCCGGCGGATGTCGAAATAAATATTGCGCCCACGCTTTGCCCCTGTAAATTCTGAATTGGCACGCCCATCGAAAATCTTCTTGAATTATATAAAGAGTCAAGCGTTCCGACTTCGCGATATTGCTCTGAGTTTGTTATCTTATCCATTATGCCCTGTCCTATATGGGCATTGTAACGCAGGATATTGACATCTGTCGAATAAACAGCAGTGCCCGTTGCGTCAACTATTGTGATAACGGCATCTGAAGCCTTTGCCAAAAGGTCGATCGAGGAATAGTAAAGAGGCTGCATGTTTTTAGTAATCTGGTCAGTATATAATGCCTGTGCCAGACCGCTTGTGATCTGTAGATTTGAAGTCATTGTGTTTTGTTTTTCAGCTATTACATAGCGCTGTGTGAACACCAACAATAAACACCCTAAGAAAAGATAACTTGCAAGGATTATTACCATAGATGTTACAACATATTTGGTAAACAAGCGTTTAAACATTTTTACTCGAGCACCTCAAATTTATAGCCGACGCCCCAAACAGTTTTAAGTTCCCATTTTTTAGAGACTCCCTCAAGTTTTTCACGAAGCCTCTTAATATGAACGTCGACAGTCCGTGAATCCCCGAAATAATCAAATCCCCAAACCTCGTCTAACAGCTGGTTACGGGTGTAAACCTTGTTAGGGTTGCTGGCGAGATGATACAAAAGCTCCATTTCCTTTGGCGGCGTGTCGATTGTTTTCCCCGCGACCTTCAGCTCATAATTCGTAAGGTTGATATCAAGATTTTCATATATCACCTCTTTTATCTCATTTTCCTTCTTTTCATTGTTAGTGCGGCGCATAACAGCTTTGATTCGTGCAACAGCTTCCTTTGTATCAAAAGGTTTCGAGATATAATCGTCGGCACCAAGCTCAAGTCCGAGCACTTTGTCGAATGTGTCACCCTTTGCTGATATCATAATAATAGGAACCTGAGAAGTTTTCCTTATTTCCTTGCACACCTGCCATCCGTCAAGCTTTGGCATCATTATGTCAAGCAGCACAAGATCAATTTTATTCTGCTTGAACAGATCCACAGCTTCCTGTCCATCATTGGCTATAATAACAGAGTACCCTTCTTTTACGAGATAGATACGCAAAAGTTCGCATATATTCTTATCATCATCGCAAACAAGGATTTTATAACTCTCCATTTAATTTCGCCCCCTTTATTTATCTTAAAAACTGTTGCCCTGACATTTAAATTGTTTTATAATTTTAAAAGATATCGAGGGTTAACGGTTTTTCTATTTCAATTATTATATATTATTTTTTCGAAATCGTTAACAAAATATAAATTTTTGTAAAACATAAGGAGATATGTATGAAACTTGGAATAGTCGGCCTCCCAAACGTCGGTAAGAGCACACTTTTTAACGCAATAACAAATGCAGGAGCGGAATCTGCTAATTATCCTTTCTGTACAATAGAGCCGAATGTCGGTGTCGTTACAGTTCCGGATGAAAGGCTTGATGTCCTTTCAAAAATGTACAATCCCGCCAAAGTCACTCCGGCTATAATCGAGTTTGTCGATATTGCGGGGCTTGTTAAGGGCGCTTCCAGGGGCGAGGGTCTTGGAAACAAGTTTTTGTCCCATATCCGAGAGGTTGACGCGATCGTTCATGTCGTCCGCTGTTTTGAGGACGGCAATATAACGCACGTTGACGGAAGCATCGACCCGCTACGCGATATGGAAACAATAAATCTTGAGCTTATCTTTGCCGATATCGAAATGCTTGAGCGCAGGATCGACCGCACGAAAAAAGCGCTGAAAGGTGACAAAAAGCTTGAAATAGAGCTCGAGTTATATGAACGCGTTCACGCCGCGCTGATGAATTCCCTTCCGGCGCGCAGCGTTGAATATACCAAAGAAGAAAAGGATATAATGAATCAGGTATCTCTTCTGACATCAAAACCAGTGGTATATGCCGCTAATATGAGTGAAGAGGACTTCAGAAACAACATAGATAATAACAAGCATTATCTCGCGCTAAAAGCGCAGGCTGAAAAAGAGGGAGCTGAGGTGCTTCCCATCTGCGCTCAGATAGAAGAGGAGATAAGTGAACTTGGCGATGAGGATAAGGCGCTTTTTCTCGCCGACTTAAACTTAAAACAGTCGGGTCTTGATCGTATGGTGCGTGTCTGCTATTCTCTGCTGGGGCTTATAAGCTATCTAACAGCTGGTGAAAAAGAAGTGCGCGCGTGGACTGTGGAAAAAGGAATGAAAGCGCCGCAGGCCGCAGGAAAGATACACTCAGATTTTGAGCGTGGATTTATCCGTGCCGAGATCGTAGCTTATAAAGATCTTATCGAATGCGGCTCAATCGCAGCTGCTAAGGAAAAAGGTCTTTATCGAAGCGAAGGCAAAGATTATATTATTGAGGACGGAGATGTAGTACTGTTCAGATTCAACGTCTAAAGGAGGCCGCATGAAAAGCGGAGTTAAACGCATAGAACTTCTGGATATTGCCCGAGGCACAGCCCTTATTTTAATGATGGTTCACCACGGCATGTATGATCTTATCGCATTCTATGGATTTAACTTCCCTATTTTAAATACACTTTTCTTTTTTGTCCTGCAATTCATATTTTCAGGTCTTTTCATCTTTATTTCAGGCTCAACGTCATTTTTTTCACACAGCAATTTCAGGAGAGGGATATATTGTCTTGCTGCTGGTCTCGTTGTAACGGCTGCATCTCTTATCGCAG
The DNA window shown above is from Bacillota bacterium and carries:
- a CDS encoding sn-glycerol-1-phosphate dehydrogenase, producing MDLQALLTDLKGCPCGREHTVSLKKVEIYSGAVHNMGNMLRELGFPDRLHVVADENTLSASNGLIPSLEKAGFKISMTLYDDMHNATSEAQEQIMVESADAGAILAVGTGSINDMSRLTAFKKGIDYAIFATAPSMDGFASTVSAITENGFKNTHPGKSPVGIFADCDILGRSPIRLKAAGFADIMGKYTSLADWKIANLVTGEYYCNAIADLTVKAVNKCKDLADKVSTNEPEAAGSLMEALVISGVAMQLAGNSRPASAAEHHISHFWEMMFLRDGIKEELHGKKVGIAEGIVADYYHRIAQLETIVTASKPFQVADIKKAFGDALAAGIIHENTPDPLDEVDTERLKAVWPEVRKILLDLPSSNEIKAILKSAHAATEPFEAHVEDDLVEKGIVYGRYVRRRLTVLRMSDLIANFSYKYNG
- a CDS encoding ATP-binding protein, encoding MFKRLFTKYVVTSMVIILASYLFLGCLLLVFTQRYVIAEKQNTMTSNLQITSGLAQALYTDQITKNMQPLYYSSIDLLAKASDAVITIVDATGTAVYSTDVNILRYNAHIGQGIMDKITNSEQYREVGTLDSLYNSRRFSMGVPIQNLQGQSVGAIFISTSAGGYSELITALMKIFFVASLVALMLTFLLMFMLTRQLVKPLNEMSRAAKSYAKGNFDTRISVTGNDEISELAGAFNHMADSLAHLEGMRKSFLQNVSHDLRTPMTSISGFIDGMIDGTIPQEQYGYYLTIVSDETKRLARLTRTLLDVSELESDNEKFNLEDYDICESIRRVLINFENRVVSKDMKLKINMPEEEVRVYADIDATHRVIYNLIDNAVKFSYQSGMLTISIDKTDKLARISVRNTGIGISAADLPFVFDRFFKSDKSRGLDSKGIGLGLYITKTIIEKQGGTITVNSTENEYCEFVFTLPLSAQNEKGGN
- a CDS encoding sugar ABC transporter permease, translating into MTTAVRGRGKMIIGPSGKPIPRKKPKPLHKVLEPYLFLLPVFVFIIMFSYYPFVKTIAYSLSRVDVRGNIREFIGFENYLNVFKSKDFINALIVTLKYAAMELPFAVVVPLCLALLANRKRLFSSVYETMYAMPMAVSMSAAALIFKQLYNPKVGLVNYWLNMLGIMSNKTDINWLANKTYALPSLVFLAVWAGVGFHYMLLLAAVRGVPNDLLENADLAGANAFQKVWHVTLPIISPTLFFVFCTCTIGSLMVSSPMLILTSGGPNKTTTSLIYYIYSSGFQSSNYALGATVSILAFLLTFIFVFFNFAYEKKGVFYG
- a CDS encoding trypsin-like peptidase domain-containing protein, with protein sequence MYNEFDNNEKENEADRPDENKVMDTGDYTVTDGTGNNPSEEKTGGAKTPESVESPAQNVDANVDNASRVTNNGEPINGINMNYNTPVSNSLNYGGAPFNAADNAVEGEKQNNENVNGVNQNSNYNYSSVNGGTNNAQTGGNGETPNDFQGMPRYTYSYNPANSYNQANIPPKKKKSGLAIFSIAIGIFIALCLLAVSVTAIIASVRGNKLPTAKTPGTAASDSNKNAKNSNGPSLSINENAPTGTSSSGSSLNSVDIAKKVRPSVVGVLCTSTDQGVGTQSSGSGIVMTAEGYIITNAHVIENAQNIKVVDFNKKEYPAQIIGQDTQTDLAVIKVDAKDLKPAEFGDSDKIEVGQAAMAIGNPMGMELFSSVTEGVISGDKREISLNGRVVELIQTDASINPGNSGGPLVNPAGQVIGINTVKITQSSYEGLGFAIPINFAKPVVDELIKNGYITGRPLIGISGQTVDESMQYFNMPLGVYVMQVDPTSDAYTKGIRNGDIITAINGKEIKSIEELNTEKDKLKAGDKVTLKVYRAGKSYNVDILLSEAKPTKAQ
- a CDS encoding sugar phosphate isomerase/epimerase, which codes for MRLSTSTNLFGMKRFSEEYTPYIECLHRCHKAGFRVMDANFCPVLEIYNVLNEENWKDYILRLREESDSLGMEFTQSHLPIYCFYPNGREIVTMEQFMTLTERSIIASSILGVKWAILHAITDVVNNQHDNAQSKKTNHEFYSSVIEFAKKHNVGIAIENMAEFSPQKMKRRYTATTEELIDLVDSFNDKDVQICWDFGHGNLMYNDQCASLLSIGKRLKATHVDDNRANHDAHLPPFFGTVNWEKIMPVLKQIGYEGDFTYEIHGLNDRMPDVLKDEAAKFSYDIGMYCLSLADK
- a CDS encoding carbohydrate ABC transporter permease, yielding MSSEKLRKKANYYAEAKQKGFRSYISSLINLAIGCIIVFPIFYAFMGGFKNDAVFDQYPPTILPQSFAYLENFNTVLFHSYIPRFMLNSLIIAGIGTLIRLIIGTMAAFSFSFFDYAGKKFLFFAVLGTMMIPGDALLISNYLTVTHMHLRNTYMGIMIVYFVSATHIFMFRQNFMTISGSLREASMIDGCGSFRFYTQICVPVSKPVITSLGISSFVGLWNAYLWPLLVTDKPMMRTVQVGITMLSFPENPSKAPVFAGIAIILIPSIFIFLFFQRNLVRGITAGSVTG
- a CDS encoding HAD-IIA family hydrolase: MTNDLNKFSTLRFFMLDMDGTIYLGDELLPGAMEFLNQVKKQGKKYIFLTNNSSRNKKTYVEKLNRLGIKATTEDVFTSGDATIIYLKRQKKNPSVYLLGTPDLEESFEKEGIKLVKGRGGKPDFVVLGFDQTLTYEKIWVACDYLREGVPFVATHPDFNCPLPGDKFMPDTGAMIEMFKAATGVAPLVIGKPTKGMVDSVIDKYGVKREEIAMVGDRLYTDIAIGANAGISSILVLSGETSEKEYNEQNKFKASFVFGGVGDMVPIL
- a CDS encoding ABC transporter substrate-binding protein, producing the protein MKKIISLVLATALIVTLFTACGSKDEGATTTTGGVTTVTMWTALSGATLDVLNSIAADFNNTVGKEKNINVQVIAQGSYTDTSTKMKAALQAGIKSDYPDIIHLNSNGAFDIKQSPDVVWADDMIAKDKSIDMSKLNKNALQAVTYKGKLLGLPLSNSSIVLYYNKDMFKEAGLDPEKPPVTIADLADYAKKLMKKDGAKITRYGISTQPGIYQLSSWIPMQKTKTFQTEKEDGRAGLPTKVIFDTEGTMKTFLTEWKKVIDTGALDCMDTSPRTSFEAKGTAMYTESMVQLRTLEKNQVTNASDPSKKIDIGIAKFPRVNAESNPGTAIGGSAIFLLNRGNEKTLDAAWEFEKYLTTPDVCANWFIKTGYYPLNNDAYNNQALKDFLSSDPKSQIPLNILSDSKGYEYMQEPWVPSYDDFKAAEIDNIVSLSEGKQDIDTTIKNITEKCNTLLSDYAKSNPEK